Within Hydra vulgaris chromosome 02, alternate assembly HydraT2T_AEP, the genomic segment actatatacaatttttacagGCAGAGAAATAAGTatccaaacaaaaaatttgattgtgaAGTTGCACTAAAGAATATTTACTATGCATTATTCTCACCTCATTTTAGATATTGTTCTCAAGTTTGGGATCAAGTTGGAAACTATGGCGTTAACAAGTTGCTATCGTCTCAGCCTCAATTCattagaataataaactttcaaccaattaaaacagataaaatcactggaaatactttattattactaaagaaCTATTTAACGAATCGTAAACAGTTTATTCATATAGactcatcattatcatcaaatttattaaatataacttgtGGAGTGCCACAAGGCTCAATACTAGGCCCATTGCTGTTCCTGATTTACATCAATGATCTCTACAAAGCCTCAAActtaatgacaattatgtttgcggATGACACTAATCTTTTGTTAACCAGCAATGATCTAACAACATTATTTAGAAATATGAACACTGAGCTTATTAAAATCTCTAACTGgttcaaatcaaacaaattatcaattaatatagaaaaaactaaatggatgcTTTTTTAcccaaattcaaaaaaaaaattaattccaaGTATTACACCACCTATTTTTGTTgacaatattgaaataaagcgaacaaaaattacaaaatttttaggcatttatattgatgaaaatcttaAATGGAAACACCACGTTAAcaacctaaataacaaaattgctAGAACTATAGgaatattatataaatcaagaagtttcttaaataaacatactttaacTCAATTATATTATTCCTTTATTCACTGCCATATTAACTACGCtaacattgcttggggtagtGTGAACAAAAGTATACTAGAACCTCTTCATCGTCAACAGAAACACATTGCACGTCTTATAAACTTTGAAGACCGTTTTACTCATGCCAGGCCTCTCTTActtgaaatgaatattttaaatatatatcagctgaacgtttataatattttatgttttatgtataaatgtaaaaccaacgaTTCCCCTTCTTCCTTTCATAACCTATactcaataaaagaaaaaaataagtacaATCTACGAAATGATAATTCTATTCGACTACAATTTTCGCATACAAATTTTGGTAAATCTTGTGTTTCTTTCCGAGGAGCCTTTCTTTGGAATAAAGtagttttgaaacattttgactTTTCTCATGAATGGACTTATACCTCTTATAAAAGGAAACTTAAGAAAATCATTTTGTCCattgataatatacttttatacttttaataggaaatttatttgaaaatttctatttttttatttaaattatgtttttcttttaatattgttaaacacagttttttttttttatttattttaaaatatgtaacacGTAAATTTGTAACGAGTTTGCagcggttctcgacgacaagaccttaaggtcttctacgagtctccgcattctttttttttttttttattatttatagtaaaaatccTCACttgtaattgtttatattattatatcttaacttgtattttatatatattgaagaaatgtaaaaaaagtaaaaaaaaaaaaaaaaaaaaaaaaaaaaaacttttcattccaACATTTCCAGTATTTAAAGTATACAAAtcttcattttgtttttgactcattaaataaaaacttaccatcTTCTATCACAAACTTGTTCACAGAATGTAGACTATTACATTCCTACTCTACTAGAATTATACACAATGTAAAACTAAATGTACCATCTTTCAAAACTCAGCAGTgtggtaaaaattttattgtttattagtgCGTCTGTAAATGGAACAGGGGCTATTTATGCATTTTGAATAAGTCAAAAAAACTATATCCTAAAATACCTTTACTCCATGTTaaacaatatcaatttaaaaaaaatttaaaaaactttttattttaactttttgacaTATTATCGTTACGACTAAAatactcttttaattttcttttcgtCATTACTACAATTATCATCagtactttttgtttatttttttattttttctattattaaaacatgCAAACTATGATTTTtacatgtttgttttaatgaaTGTTCTATGTGCTTTAAACTATGTGTTTTAAAGATTACACCCCTCTCATTTTGGTGGTCAGAAAATTTACATGGttataacttttgtaatatacaatatttttctacaaaatttaaaatctgttgataaattcaaattttgttaaagatagtaaaattgaaaattttactacacCAGTGCCCTCACGTTTGGGCAGGGGGAGGGGCAAGCATTTTGGTGCTTTTTGTTCCCATGCCTCCACCATCCCAAATCTGTGCAAGGCCTCCTCATTTCTCATAGGTATGAACATACTTAGAAACAGAAATATTTATTCgtcatttataaacattttacaatgatcttgttttacaatttttatcaataaaatttaaattgaaaaaaattaataacgaCAGGAGAAAGTAGAAGACAGAAGTCTTGTCATCAAGCCCCTATAGAAAgcgtaaaaaattttttacaaagttctCATTATATGAATTTACAAATACTCGTTATATAAAACAAGTTAGAACATAATTACAACATGAATACGagaaattgcaaaaattaaataaatacatacagtaAGAAAtattacaagatttttttttttcatctaaaattacaaaaatatgtttatgtCTGTTAATTCAAGTAAATAATGTTTAACTATACTTATAACACCATTTATTGAAGTTatacttttcatattttcattaaGAACTATGTTCCACAGACGAGGCCCTCTATATGAAATTGAGTTATGAGATGTTTTAAGAGTTAAGACTTAGTTTTAAGACTtaggtaaattaaaattatggatAGAAAATTATAGATATACCTCATTAAGTATCTAcgattaattatttaaaatcggTTATTAAAGGATTTTGGAAGcatttcattttgatttttaaacatgaataacAAGTTTTGAAACATGTTTTGCTCATAGGCATTAAGAGCTTTTATTTCCCGGAGTAACGGCTTGGAGTGGGCGTATTTATGCACATTACATATTATCCTACTGGCTTGTTTttgcttaatatatatatttttttatgctgaAGGGCAAGTACTTGCCCAAGCTATATTGCAATAGCTTATGTAGCTATGGATAAAAGAGTGATATAAatctattaaacattttttacttagttGGTGTTTTGTTTTATGCATAATGCCtttagttttagaaattttgtttttaactatcGTAATATAATTATTCCAATTAAGATGttcatcaaatattattattaaaattttaagtgatGAAACTCTGTTtactatattgttatttattattagctgAGGAAGTTGCCGAGGCAAGTCATCGGATTTAGATtgatgataaaacaaaatgtacttagttttactgatattcaaagaaaatttgtttgccaaaCATTTCTTACAgatcaatttataatttttttttcaacaaaagaatattttaaatcagttttataatttttaatttgttaaaggtTGTCTTTAATGCTTGAACTtagaaataaagtatttaaagtaagcaatatatttttattgcttccaaaacatttttaaaattaaagcaaaaagatatttgtttgaGTTTTCCAATCCGTCAAAGATTTATTGAATTTTCAGATAATAGAAAACAACAGACACGATAACAACTTTTTTCCTGACATAAATccttacagttttttaaaaaaaagatttaaaggaaaaaatgtagaattattaaaaaaaaaacaattgctgcCCCACCCCAAACTCTTATTTGATGTAGTGACCTTAGTTGGTGTAATGACACTCTTATGCATGTTCTACCTAGATAGAAAGTCTATGTATGTAATGAAACCCTTATAGCAACCTACTTCATACCTACCTCATACCTTCTTCATACCTACTTCAGTATATTGTTATAGTACTTagctaaataatatatatagaaattctTGGGTTTTGATTGATTAACGTTTTCATTGTTCATGCtcatttattactaattttagtactcttttcttttgttttaaaagatttttgtgaaTTTTCTCGTAAATATATTGTAACTGTATCAAAAATGTAAAGTGTATGTTAAGCCTATTTTAATAGCAAACATATAATAACtgtatggaaaaaaaaatattttaataatgttaagttatggaatttaagttaatttatgtTAAGTTTTGGAAAAAATAGTGAGAAATTGGGGATAAAAGCTTTTAGTCAAACTTACGTAACTCGAGTATATTGTTTATTGTACAcgtaatgtaaaattttatttaaaagataattttatgaactTCTCTTGATACTTTAAATGGGAGttgtattattgtttatatttttgcaattaaagGGCATTTTTCTAAAAGTCTAATTTTGCTGAATTGAGCTTAGGtaactttaacttaaataatcAGGTAAAAATCGGAGAAATCCACCTTTGAATATTGTCAAACACCCTGTATTATGTGAGATTattcacaaaatgttttttgtcatTTATACATCTcacatttgtttatatttgcaGTCTTTACTAAATAAATGGTAACTATGAAAACTTTGGATCAAAATTTACATGGGTTAttgaaatatagaaaaaattaagtaCATACTATTTCACTCcaatcaacaaattaaaaaaataccccTGAACCTAccaacaattaatataaaaagtataaccATCAAAAGAGCTCTGAATACAATGTTTTTAGGAGTTCTAATTGATGAACGATTTTTGAGTTCAAGACTCTCAaaattctcaattacatatcgTGGTTCCTATTTATTTAGCAAATTAGTTTCCAGAAACGAATCACTATTAAACTTAAACAACGAACACTCTctgaaaaaaaagctaaaaactacaataatcaaattaaacaactgtaaggaatttttttaaatttgaataaataaataaatgtaacttaactTTTGATACAAatcgataaaaaaaataatattaataacaaggtATATATGTAACACGAATATATATACCacgtatgcaactgattttttatgtgtattacacgtCTAAGAAATAggtactcgatgacaagactgactTAAGTCTTCTGCGAGGTTCCTATGACTACAAATAAGTAGTTCTTTTTATCAAtcttacaaaaattttgtttttatcttacTTATACactaacattattttgaaatgtgGTAAATAAACTTATAGTGAAACATCTAAACTCTCCTCCAAAAAATCagcagatttatttttatttattgtattttttattttaattggagtaatatagagatatatttttcggattatttttacttacacgttattatattgttgtagttggtatttattttattctcgtCTCGGAGTTGTAagcaactatatttttatttacctcgtatatttctttatatttatgatttaaatttgtatatctTTACTGCCAATCAGTGATTGGTTACTTGTAATTactttgtatttgtaaaaaaacatgaataaaaaaaaaaaaaaaaaaattgtcagttgaaataatgcttattcataatttttgtgGTTATTTGAATAGATAAAAAAGCGACTTTGACATATAATTTACTGATAATGGTTATATagattttctcaaaattttgaACCTAAATAGATTTTTGCTTGAGgaactcaaaaataaaactctaaaagtacttaaaaacaCTTCCCTTAATAGTCTCAAGAAATAtctcatttttcaaattttattcaaaatgaattttattcaaaatgggAAAAATGTTGATTGTAAATGAAGATCTCAGTGGAAAAACCAGCGATGTCATAGATCAAAAAAACCATAATTTATAGAGTCTTATTATTGGTGCAGACTGTAATTGTATTCGCcttgcatgttttaaaaatattagtagcgAGGAAAAGAGCGAACTAATTGGAACGTTAATGAATATTCATCTGAAAATAGTCAGGACGCGTACTTATccaaactaataaaaattcaaaacattacCAGAAGAAGATAACGAAAGCAAATAAAACTTACTTACAAAATCTTTCATATTCTTATTGTGCAAAGAGCATAATCAGCCATCGCAGTACCAATCTGCATTAAAGCTATGATGTTTTATTATCGGAATTATAAAAGCTAGAATCGAATCAATAAGGAAATCAGATGTTACAACTGATTAGTAAATAGTTAAAaacgttatttatattattttaagttatgaaataaattatatatatatatatatatatatgtatatatttatatatatatatataaatatacatacatacatatatatatatatatatatatatatatatatatatatatatatatatatatatatatatatatatatatatatatatatatatatatatatatatgtatatataaatgttttaaatatattaaagtgtCATTTCCTATACAATGTCATTCCTATTTGGAATGCGATCGTGACATGGGAAATGGTAATATAAAAGCTAGTGTTGAAATTCTGAGGATTGGCGTCAGGTTTTTAAGAATTGCAGAAAAAAAACCTTTACCTTTTAATGCtgtaagttttttcaatgtaatttttttcagattttctgATTACTTGAAACAATATTATAAGTGCGCATGTCCGATAAAAAACTCGACCAGTCAGAGAACTTGCAACTCAAGATATTCACCCTGCACTGCTTCTCTTTCGTAACAACTGGAATGGAAATATTGAAAATACTGCTTTAGTAAAACGTAGACAAAGTAATCAAACAGAAACTGCACTCAATCTGTTTGATATGTATTCCTTTGTTCTACCAATAAGTACTGCCAAGTATAACGACTTTGTGCTGAAGTACCCATATAAACCTGATaatcacagttttttttataatcttgttACTTTAAACACAAGAACACAAGATTCTGCATCAGAAGATTCAGATactaattagaaaaatatattttaaatattgttatgtTTCTCATTAATTACATTTTGCGTAAAGATTTGactttaatagaaaaaaaaaatctaacaaaacaaaagtttaatagtTAACAAAAGGTAATAGTTTCCGATTAACGTTTCAGCGGaataacaaaaagaaactaGCCAAAGAAACAGTTGGGTCAACTGTCTTTTGAAGCCCCTTACATCATAAGgagtccattttttaaatattgtttcgtttttaaacaaaaaaaaagagctaAAAAGAGTATTTTCGTCATTTAAAAATTCCAAGGAAAAAGTCAGTGATATTCATTTATTGATAATGAACTtaagtttccaaaaaaaatttgaaaaaatatttcttttttattttttaacaaaaatctgATACAAAATACAGTTAAtctatatatgcatatataaaactaaactgcagtgtataaacaaaattttaaagaacgttttaaactttaaaaattgattttctcaaaattagaaaaatgtgACTACGCTGGTTTTTCCACTGaggtctttatatatatatatatatatatatatatatatatatatatatatatatatatatatatatatatatatatatatatatatatatatatatatatatatatatatatatatatatatatatatatatatatatatatatatatatatatatatatatatatatatatatatatatatatatatatatttatatatatatatatatatatatatatatatatatatatatatatatttatatatataagtaaaaaacacttatctaacttTTATCTTCGACTTGGAGTTTCACCATTGCTGGATCATCAGGAAGAGTCCTCTTCCTGATGATCCAGCAATGGTGAAACTCCAAGTCGAAGATAAaagttagataagtgttttttactaattaattattGCTCTGtgctttaagaacattgagcactctatttgtaaaatacactaac encodes:
- the LOC136075839 gene encoding uncharacterized protein LOC136075839; translation: MASNGAMRRTIDISNASCIELALQEYEKALEYHKHDLTLARTLGDRPHTTTIYNFYRQRNKYPNKKFDCEVALKNIYYALFSPHFRYCSQVWDQVGNYGVNKLLSSQPQFIRIINFQPIKTDKITGNTLLLLKNYLTNRKQFIHIDSSLSSNLLNITCGVPQGSILGPLLFLIYINDLYKASNLMTIMFADDTNLLLTSNDLTTLFRNMNTELIKISNWFKSNKLSINIEKTKWMLFYPNSKKKLIPSITPPIFVDNIEIKRTKITKFLGIYIDENLKWKHHVNNLNNKIARTIGILYKSRSFLNKHTLTQLYYSFIHCHINYANIAWGSVNKSILEPLHRQQKHIARLINFEDLRELATQDIHPALLLFRNNWNGNIENTALVKRRQSNQTETALNLFDMYSFVLPISTAKYNDFVLKYPYKPDNHSFFYNLVTLNTRTQDSASEDSDTN